The Gemmatimonadaceae bacterium DNA window CGGACACGGCGGCGCGCGGACGGCCGGCATCGTACACGTTCACGCTGTCCGACTCACTCGTCTCGTCGCTGCACGTGGGCGACAGCACGTCGGTGATGATGTCCATCGCACCGACGCGCGAGATGCCGGGGCCGCGCCGGGCGCCCGGGGACAGCGCGGGCAGGGATCGCGCGCGCCATGACGCCAGGGCGCCCATCGTGCACGACGACTCCGTACCGATGGACCTGACGGTGGAGTTGGTGGACGCCGATGGGCACCGGGCCCGCCTGCCGCTGTCGCTGTTCGGTCCGGTGCGGCGTCCGCTGGAGACGCACGTGCTCCGGCGGGCAGATCGCGAGAAAACGGAATTTCGCAATCCGTACGAGATCGTGCCGCAGACGTATCCCATGCCGCTCGCGGCGTTCGTGAAGGTGGCGCCGCAGTTCGAGCCGGCCAGGCTTCGCACCATACGGCTTCTGTTCGACCGCACGCCGTCGGGCACGATCGTGCTCGACGATGTGGGGCTGGCGAACATGGATCCGGCGTTCCTGCCGCCGGGCCCGTAGGCGCGGTCAGGCCGCGGGAGCGCGGAGCAGCAGCGAGCGGATGCGTTCGAGGAGCGTGAGGGCGCTGAACGGCTTCTGGAGGATCGGCGCTTCGGGGTCGTCCAGCGTGTGGCGGAGCGCCTCCTCGTCGACGTAGCCCGACATCAGGGCGATCACTGCCTCGGGGCGCTCGGCCGCGAAGGCGCGGGCCAGTTCGCCGCCGTTCATACGCGGCATCATCACGTCGGTGAGCAGGAGGTCGATGTCGCCCGCGTGGTGCCGCGCCACATCGAGTGCCTCGATGCCGTCGCGCGCCGTGAGCACGGTGTATCCCTCGTCGCGCAGGATGCGCTCGGCGAGGGCGCGCACGCCCTCGCTGTCTTCGGCGATGAGGATCGTACCCGTGCCACCCCGCACGACGCGCGAACGGGGCGGCGCCGGCCGCGCCGCCTGGGAGGCACCCGGGGTGGACGGCAGGTGGATGGCGATCGTGGCCCCCTGGCCTGGTGCGCTGTCGACGGTGATGAACCCACCGCTCTGCGTGACGATGCCGTAGACCATCGAGAGCCCAAGCCCCGTGCCGCGGCCCATCTCCTTGGTCGTGAAGAACGGTTCGAACAACCGCTCGCGCACTTCCGGCGTCATACCACTTCCGGTATCGATGACGCGGAGCACGGCATACGCGCCCGGAGCGTGGCGCGCGTCCGCGCCGGCCGCGAACTCGACGTTCGCCGTCTCGATCGTCAACGTACCGCCGGCCTGCCCTATCGCATCGCGGGCATTGAGCGCCAGGTTGAGCAGCACCTGTTCCATCTGGCCGGGATCGACGCGCACGATCGCGAGGTCGGGCTCGAGCCGCGTGGTGACCGCGATCGACTCGCCGAGCAGCCGCTGGAGGATGCGCGCGAGATCGGTGACCACGGTGTTCAGGCTCAGCGCCTCGGGGCGCATCACCTGGCGCCGGCTGAACGCCAGCAACTGGCGCGTGAGCGTGGCAGCGCGGTCGGTGGCCTTGCAGATCTCCAGCACGTCGGCCCGTCGCGGATCGTCGGCGCGGATGCTCTGGAACAGCACGTCACTGAACCCGCGGATGGCCGTGAGCAGATTGTTGAAATCGTGGGCCACCCCGCCCGCGAGCTGCCCCACGGCTTCCATCTTCTGCACGTGACGCAGGTCCTCTTCCAGGCGCCGCCGTTCCGTGACGTTGCGCGAGACGGCGAGGAAACCCTGCACCGCCCCCGTATCGTCGTCGACGATGGCCTGGTGCGTGGTCTCCAACCACACGTCCTTGCCGTCGTCTCGCTGGACGCGGAACGTGGTGGTCTCGACGCCATGGTGGCCGATCAAACGGCACTGCACGGCCTGCAGCCGCTCGGCATCGCCCGCATCGCAGAGGTCCGCCATCGAACGACCCACGAGCGCCTCGGGATCCATCCCGAGCAGCGACCGGCAGACGGGGGAGACGTACAGAAAGCGTCCGTCCAGCGACATTCGCGCGAGCATGTCCTGCGAATGCTCGGCCAGAAAGCGGTGCCGCTCCTCGCTCTCGCGCAACGCGTCCTCGGCGGCCCGGCGCGCCGTGATATCACGCGCCACGGCCAGCAGCGCCACCACGCGGCCGTCCCTGACCTCAATCTGCACGTTCTGCCCCACCCACACGTCGCGCCCGTCGGCGCGGAGCGCCGGGAACTCCCAGTAGGTCACGGGAATCTGCTGCTTGATCTGGCGCCTGTAGAGTTCGATTCCCTCCATGCGGAAGTCGGGACGCACGAAATCCAGATACGTGCGGCCGACGATCGAGCCCTCACCCATGCCAAGCACGCGCGATGCGATCGGATTGGCGTAGGTGAAGATGCCGCGGGGATCGATGCGATAGATGCCGTCGGTGGCGCTCTCGACGAGCAGTCGGTAACGCTCCTCGCTCTCGCGCAACGACGCGCCGACCCGCTTGCTTTCGGTTATGTCGCGCGACGTGATCGCGATGCCGTCTTCCACCCGCACCACCTGGTGCCGCACCCACTGCGGCGCGCGGTCGGCATCGTGCAGGCGCAGATCCTCGGCAAACGACTCACCCGTGGTCACGACGGCCACGCACCGGTCCAGGAATCCTTCGGCCCGGGCCTGCGGGAGCACCTCGGTGAGCAGATGCCCCGCCAGCTCGTCACGCGAGCGGCCCAGCAGCTCCTCGCCCCGGCGGTTCAGTTCGACCAGGCGAAAGTCCTGCACGGCGCCGTCGGCTCCGCGCGCGGATTCGAGAAGGAAGAACGCGTCGAGGCTCGCAGCGATGGCGCCGCGGAACCGGGTCTCGTCGTTGACAGTCGGTCGCGAAGGCACGGAGGCGTCGGAGGGGGCGGCAAATTCGGGTGAATCGTTCGCCCGCCGGTCGGTGTGGGTCAACCGGCGGGCGCCGAGCCCTATAATACCATCAACGGGTGCACGGCGCGCGGGGCGCCATCCCGTGGAGGAGGTGCGATGGGACGACCAGGAAGCCGCCGTCCGGCGACGCCGTGGAGCTTGTTGGCGGCAGCGCTGCTGCTCTGTCCCGCGCCGTCGCGCGCCCAGCTGGCGCCGCGAGACTCGTCGCGCGTGGCGCGCGCCGCCCGCGACGCCCAACGCGACTTCGAGTGGCACCGGCGCTCGAACCTGCAATGGACTTCGGGGGGATCGGGCGGCACCTGCGACGCGCGCATCGGCCGCTTCTGCTACTGGCACGGCACGACACCCGACAGCGCGCCGCCCGAGGCGGTGACCATCACACGCGCTCGCGACCGGCTGCTGGCCCAACTCGATACGGCGGCCCAGCGGTTGCCTGGAGACGGATGGATTGCCGGCCAGCGGGTTCGCTACTTTCTCGAAGCGGGGCGCCGAGACTCGGCACTCGCCGCGGCGCGCGCCTGCGCGGCCGACGCATGGTGGTGCGAGGCCCTGCGCGGGCTCGTGCTCCACGTCGACGGCCGCTACGCGGCCGCGGAGTCCACCTACGATCGCGCGTTGGCCGAGATGCCGGACAGCACGCGCTGCGCATGGACCGATCTATCCGTGCTGCTCGATGGCCGCGCCGCCGACCGCTATCGGGCGCTGAGCTGCGACGAACGCGGGGCCCTCGACGCCCGGCTCTGGTGGCTGGCCCAGCCGTTCTATTCGCTGGGCGCGAACGACCTCCGCACCGAGCACTTCGCACGCCTGACGATCGTCCGCATCGCCAGGGAATCCGTGTGGCCGGTGGCGGCGTCATGGGACACCGACGAGCACGACCTGATCGTGCGCTACGGATGGCCACGCTGGTTCGAGCGCGTCCGGCCGGTGCTCGACGCCGATCCCAACTACTCGGTCATGGGGCACGACCCGCAGCCGAGCTTCGCGTTCTTCCCCGACGGCCGGCTCATTGATTCGGTCTATCAAGCGGTACCGGGCGATTGGGACCTGACCGCCTATCGAGCCCAAACGCGTTACGCGCCGGCGTACACGGCCTCGGTCCCGCGGGTGCCGGTGCTGCTGTCGCGGTTCGAGCGCGGTGATTCCGCCGTCATCGTCGCCGCGTACGACGCCTCGGACGACACCCTGCTGGTGCGCCATCCGTTCGATGCCGCGCTGGTGGTGACACCAGACGAACGGCAGTACTTCACGTCCCGTCAGGCCGCCGCGCCCCGCACGGGAGCACTGATCGCCAACGTCCCGCGGCTGGCGGCGATCGCAAGCGTCGAACTCCTGGACACAGCCCAGCGCGCCGCCGGGAGAACGCGCGAGGCGGTCGCGCCCCTGCCCACCGGCCCGGAGTTGCGGCTCTCCGACGTATTGCTCTTCCGGCCCGACCCCACGGCGCCAATGCCGCAGACGCTTGCCGAAGCGGCGCGGACCGCGCTCGTTTCGGTGGCGGACACGACGCGCGCGCTGGGATTGTACTGGGAGGTGTACGGGCGCATTAACGCCGGCGAGCCGGTGAACGTCTCATTGACCATCGAGCGCACGGGGATGGGGTGGTGGCAGCGGGCACGCCAGTGGCTGCGAGTGGGAGGCGGCAGTGCGCCGATCGCCCTCCGCTGGCATGACGCGGCCCGGGCGGGCCAACCGGCGATGCGCCGCGCGGTATCGGTGGACCTGTCGCGGCTGGATGGCGGCACGTACGCGCTGAGGCTCGAGGTTGAGACTTCGAGCGGAAGGAAGGCGGAAACCGGGCGAACGCTGGACATCCGGCGATAGCGCCGGCCTGCCGCCCTCTGGACGGCGGCGGGCCATTGAGGCACTGTGAATGCGCGCGTCGCGTTCAACGGCGCCGGGTTGGAATTCGTAGCATCGACAAGAAACGAACGGCCGGGGGCTAGCGCGAACCCGGCCGCCTGATTTTCGATCATGCCGGCTGCCCGTCCCCCCTTAACCGTCCGCCCGCCCGATGACTTCAGAAGAACTGCAACAGATCACGACTGCCATGAACGCGGTACGATCGATCGTACGCGCGCTCCGCGTGTCGTCCCGGATGATCGAGAGCAAGATGGGCATCAGCGGCGCGCAGCTGTTCGTGCTGCAGCAGCTGGCCGACCGGCCGGCGCACTCGTTGAACGAACTCGCCGATCGCACGGCCACGCACCAGAGTTCGGTGTCGGTGGTCGTGCGCCGCCTCGTGGACCACGGCTACGTATCGCGGACCGCGGCGGACGCCGACCGGCGGCGCGTCGAGCTGGCCCTCACCGACAAGGGGCACCGCCTGCTCGAGCACGCCCCCACCACCGTGCCCGTGAAACTGCTGCGCGGCGCGCGCGCGCTGAGTGCCGAAACCCGAAAGGCGCTGGCCGAGCACCTCCAGGAGTGGGTGCGCGCATCGGGCATCGAAGACACCGCCCCGCCCTTGCTCGGCGACGATACCGACATCGCCAGCGGGTAGCTCACTCGGGATCCCAGGCCGGCAACAATAGCGAGAACACGCTTCCGCCGCCCACGCGCGCGGCGTACTGCACCACGCCGCCCTGCGCCCGCGCAAGCCGTTGGGCGATGGAGAGACCGAGGCCCGCCCCCCCGTCATTGGCCGCCGCGGGCGGCCGGTAGAACGGCTCGAAGATCTGGTTCACCTCGCTGGGCGGCACGCCGGGGCCCCGGTCGGCCACGGAGAACCGGAGTTGGTCGCCCTGCCGCGTCGCCGCGAGGTCCACGGGCGTGGCCGCGGGCGCGTAGCGCAACGCATTCTCCACCAGATTGCTCAGGATGCGCAGCGTGTGCACGAAGTCGAACATGCCGAACAGCGCCGGTTGTGACAGGTCGAGAGTGGTCACCACGCGCCTGCCGCGGGCCGCGCCGGAAAACTGGCGCACCACGGCGCCGATCACGTCTTCGGCGGAGTTCAACTCGGTGTTCGTACGGAACGTGCCGCCCTTGATGCGCGACAGGTCGAGCAGGTCATTGACCAACCCCGAGAGCCGGTCGGCCTGTTCCTCGATGACCATGGCGTTCTCGTCGCCCCGGAGCGCCGCGTCCTGGGCCAGCGCCTTGATGGTGGTGAGCGGTGTACGGAGGTCGTGGCTCACCGTGGCGAGCAGGATGTCTTTGAGACGGTTCGCTTCGCGCAGCCCTTCGGCGTGCGCCGCCTCGCCCTCGAGCCGCATACGCTCCACGCCCAGGGCCGCGTAGTACGTGAGTGCTTCGAGAAACTCGTCTTGCGCCCGGTCGAGCATGATATCGGTGGGGTGGTAGAGGCGCAGCCGGCCCACGGCGTCGCCGTGCGCCGTGAGCGGCAGGACGCGCGTGTGCGCGCCGTCGGCCGGCGGCCAGGCACCGGCGTGCGCCACCTCCGATTGCTCGACGCCCAGCACCCGATCGATGGCGCACGAGTCCACACGCAGTTCGTCGCGGATGACGCGGGCGATCGCACCGAGCGCCCGCTCCGGTGTCCCCGCGTTGAGTGTTTCCGACCCGAGGTGGGAGAGCCGCGTCACCTCGTCGGCCCGGCGGCTCGCCTCCACCGCCTCGGCCTGGGCGCGCGCCAGCAGTTCGGTAGTCGTGACCGACGTGGCCAGGAACGCGAACAGCATCACCAACTCCAGCGGCTTGCCCACCCCAAGCGTGTCGTACGGCTGCTGGAAGAAATAATTGATGAACACGAACCCCACGCACGCCATCAGGAAGCCGAACCCGCGGCCTCCTCCCACGCTCCCGCCGAGCACGACCAGCAGGTACGCCAGCACGACGTGCGCTTGATCGATGTCGGGGCGCATGCGCGCCATCGCGAACGTGACGAGCAGCAGCAGCAGCGTCCACAATACCCGTCCGCCGAGCGACGGACGATGGACGGTGCTATGCGCTTTGCTCGAAACGGTAGCCGACACCGGGCTCCGTGATGATGAGTTGTGGGCGCGACGGATCCTGTTCGATCTTCCGTCGCAGGTTGGTGATGTGTACGCGAAGGTACTGCTGCGGGTTGCCGAACGCACGCCCCCACACGGCGTCGAAGATCTGTTGGTGGGTGAGCGTGCGCCCCGATGCCGTCGCGAGGCTGCGCAGGATCTCCCACTCGATGGGCGTGAGGTGGATGGCACCCGCGCCGCGAGAGACGCGGCGCCGCACGAGGTCGATCGTCAGCCCGTCGACCGTGATCGTCGAGGCGTGCGACGGCGCCGACAGCGATTGGAACCGGCGCAGGTGCGCCCGCACGCGGGCCGAGAACTCGAGCGTGCTGAAGGGCTTGGTGATGTAGTCATCGGCGCCGAGATTGAGCAGCGCCACCTTCTCCTCTTCCCCGTGGCGCGCCGTGAGCACGACGATGGGCATCGTGCCCCAACGGCGTACTTCGCGGCAGACGTCGGCGCCCGCCATGTCGGGCAGCCCGAGGTCGAGCACGATGAGGTCCGGCGTGGTGGCGGCGGCCTGATCGATGCCCTCGCGCCCCGTGGCGACCTCGACCACGTGATCGGTGAGATCGCGGAGCGCGTTGCGCACAGCGCGCCGGATGTGGACTTCGTCATCGATGACCAACAGGGTCGGCTGGCCAACGGCTTCGGATAGGGGAGTATCGACGGTAGTCACGGGTGTGTCTCCTCACGGGCAGAAATCCAACCTGCGTTCTCTACACCAAATGGACCCCCGGGTCCCGGCCCGCGCCACAAAGGCGATGTGAAGTCGCCCGCCGGGGGCCGGCCGGCGCGCGATCGGGCCCGGCCCGAGCGCGGGCGGTTGCGGTGCGGGGGTCGTCGCGTTCAGTTCAGGCGTCGTACCCGTCCTCCCGACCCCTGCGCGACCGCAAACTGGAGACCCACCGACATGTCGAAAGCCGCCGCTGCCGCCACCCTGGTGCTCGCGCTCAGCGCTCCATCAGTGCCGCGGCAGAGTACCACGCCGGCGCCGCTCGTTCCGCCGAGCACGTACCAGGAGCTCCACCGGCGGTTCGTCGGCCCCTTCCGCGCCGGCTGGGCGACGATGGCCGAGGGCGTGCCGGGCGAGCCCAACACCTTCTATTTCGGCGCGGCGGGAGGCGGCGTCTGGAAGACCACCGACGCCGGCCGGACGTGGCACGGCCTGCTGCAGCACGAGGGGGCGTCGGCGGTGGGCGCGCTCGCCATCGCGCCATCCAGTCCGAACGTCATCTACGTGGGCACCGGTGAGGTCGCGGCACGGTACGATATCGCCGCAGGCGACGGTGTGTACCGCTCCGACAACGGCGGCGAGAGTTGGACCAACGTCGGCCTCGCGGCCACGCACCACATCGGCCGCATTCTGGTCGATCCGCGCGACCCCAATCGCGTGCTCGTCGCCGCCCTGGGTCACGTGTTCGGCCCCAACGCAGAGCGCGGGGTGTATCTGAGCACCGACGGCGGCAAGCACTGGAACCCCGTGCTGCAAGTCAACGACGCCACCGGCGCCGTGGACCTCGCCTGGGATCCCGAGCACCCCGCGGTGGTGTACGCCGCCATGTGGCAGATGCGCATGCACCCGTGGATGGACTACTTCATGCCGCAGTCGGGGCCCGGCTCCGGTATCTACAAGAGCACCGACGGTGGTGAGCACTGGGGCCGGCTCACCGGCGGCCTCCCGTCGTCGAACGTCGGACGCGTGGGCCTGGCGGTGGCTCGCGGGAGCGGTGGCGACGTGGCCTACGCCTCGATCGCGCTCGAGGGGTCGACGCTCACCACGGCGCCCGCCGCGCACGACGCCAGCGGGCTCTACCGCACCGACGACGGCGGCGCTCACTGGCGCCTCGTGAACGGCGACCCGGCGCTGGCCAGCAGCTACTTCGGACGGGTCACGGTGGCGCCGAACGATCCCAACACGGTGTACGTGATGGGCCAGTCTATCCGGCGCTCCACCGACGGCGGCAAGACGTTCGAGTTCTTCAAAGGCGCGCCGGGCGGCGACGACTACCACTTCCTGTGGATCGACCCGCGCGACCCGACGCACATGATCTCGGGCGCCGATCAGGGCGCGGCGGTCACGGTGAACGGCGGCGCCAGTTGGTCGAGCTGGTACAATCAGCCCACCGGGCAATTCTACCACCTGGCCGTGGACGATCGCTTCCCGTATCGCATCTACAGCGGTCAGCAGGACAACGGCACGGTGGAGCTCTGGAGCCGCGGCCCCTATGGCGTGGTCGACGAACGCGACTGGCACCCGGTGGGCGGCGACGAGCGTGACTACATGGTGCCGAAGCCGGGGGCGCCCGACACGGTGTTCGGCACCGGGCTGGGCGGGCACATGTCGCGGTTCGACGAGGTCACGCGGCAGTCGGCCGAGGTCTCGCCGTGGCCGGTGTCCACATACGGCGCCTATCCGCTCGATGTGAAATACCGCTACACGTGGATCACGCCGATGGCGTTCTCGCCCCTGCCCCCGCACACGATGTACCTGGGGGCGCAGAAGCTGTTCGCATCGGACGACGACGGCGACCACTGGCGGACGATCAGCCCCGACCTGAGCGCGAAGAAGGCCGGAGTACAGGACTGCGCCGACGCCGACCTCGCGCGCGCGCGCGACTGCGGGTTCGGCGTGATCTTTTCCATCGCGCCGTCGCCAGTCGCGCGCGGCACGATCTGGGTGGGCACCGACGACGGAATGATTCGCGTAACGACCGACGGCGGCGCCCACTGGCGCAACGCCACCCCCGCTCTGGTGCCGGCGTGGGCCCGCATCGACAACGTCGAGCCGTCGCCGTTCGACACGCGTACGGCATATGCGTCCGTGGATATGCACCGCATGGACCGCGACGCGCCGCTCGTCATCCGCACGACGGACGGGGGCAAGACCTGGCAGTCGATCTCCGACGGCATCCCGGCCGACGAATTCGTGATGGTCGTGCGCGCCGATCCGGCCAAGCGCGGCCTGCTCTACGCCGGCACGAGCCGCACGGTGTACGTGTCGTTCGACGACGGCGGGCACTGGCAGCCGCTGTCGCTCAATCTGCCCACCACCTGGTACCGCGATCTGCTCGTGCACGACGGTGACCTGATCGCCGCCACGCAGGGCCGCGGCATCTGGATCCTGGACGACGTGGAGCCGTTGCGCGAGGCGGCGGCCGCGGCCGCTCGTCCGGCCCATCTGTTCGCGCCGCTGACGGCGACGCGGCTCCGGAACGATGAGAACCGGGACACGCCCTGGCCGCCCGGGACGCCGGTGGCGAAGAATCCGCCCACCGGCGCCGTGCTCGATTACTGGCTGGCGAGCGAGGCGAACGGCCCGGTGACGCTCACCGTTCGCGACGCAGCGGGCCGCGTCGTGCGCACGTTCTCGAGCGGCGATTCCGCCGAGCATCTGCCCTCATCGCAATACTTCGAGAACGGGTGGCTGGGGCCCGAACCCACGGTGTCGGCCGCCGCCGGCATGCATCGATTCGTGTGGGACCTGCGCTATCGACGCCCCGACGCGCTCTCGTACGACTACTCCATCGCGGGGGTGTGGCACGAAGGCACCCCGCTCGATCCGCGCGGCCCCCTGGCGCTGCCCGGCCGCTACACGGTGACCCTGGGGGTGAGCGGCGCGACGTACACGGAGCCGCTCACGGTGCGGATGGATCCACGCGTGCACGTGGCCGAAGCCGCGCTCCGCGCGCAGTTCGCCCTGGCGCAGGCAGTGGATTCGACGCTCGGCCGCGCAGTGGCGGCGCACCGCGAGATCACGAATCTGCTCGCCGGTCGGAAGGCCACGCTGCCGGCCGCCGCCGTCGATTCCCTCAACGCCATTGCCGACGGCGGCATGCCGAGCCTGTCGTCGGTGGCCGCTGTGCTCAGCAGTCTGGCGACGGCGGCGGTGGCGGCCGATGCCGCGCCCACGCAGGGCGAACAGGCGGTGTTGCGGGAGTACACCCGCCAGCTCGACGCGCTGCTCGCGCGGTGGAAGGCACTGGGCGTGCGAAGTCAGCGGTGACTTCGCGCGCCGGTTGCCGCCGACTTCAGCGCGTGCGCGCGCGGATGTCGGCGAGTTGCAGACGCAGGTCCTGATTGGCCTTGAGAATGTCGGCCAGCAGGTCCGCGGCCGGACCGTCATCCACCACCGTCGGCTCGGGGCCGAAGCGCTTGTTCATCCCCATGTGGCGCGTGGGATCGATGCGCACCTCGTGCGGCAGGATCAGATCGGCTTTGCCGTCCATGACGCGGACGGCGAAGAACTTCTTGCCTTCCTTCTCCATGTAGCCGAAGTGGATTCCGGTGGCTTCTTTCGGCCACGGCGGGAGGTTGTGCGTTTTGCCGTCGGTACCGACGAACGTCGTGGCGCCGGTCTTGAGCTGCGAGAAGTTCGGGTCGAAGGCACCGTGGTACATGAGCGCGTGTTTCATTCCGGGTCTCGGTTTGGAGTGGGCACGGGTTATGGATGCTTCTCGGTATCGCGCAGGTGGGTGAGCCGCTGCTTCACGTTTGCCACCTGGGGTTGGAGGTCGGAATCGGCGTTCTTCCACAGCTCGACGAATTTCGAATAATAGTTGGCGGCCTCGCCAGGGTTGCCCTGGGCCTCGTATAGCTCGCCGAGGCTCTTGTACACGA harbors:
- a CDS encoding PAS domain S-box protein; protein product: MPSRPTVNDETRFRGAIAASLDAFFLLESARGADGAVQDFRLVELNRRGEELLGRSRDELAGHLLTEVLPQARAEGFLDRCVAVVTTGESFAEDLRLHDADRAPQWVRHQVVRVEDGIAITSRDITESKRVGASLRESEERYRLLVESATDGIYRIDPRGIFTYANPIASRVLGMGEGSIVGRTYLDFVRPDFRMEGIELYRRQIKQQIPVTYWEFPALRADGRDVWVGQNVQIEVRDGRVVALLAVARDITARRAAEDALRESEERHRFLAEHSQDMLARMSLDGRFLYVSPVCRSLLGMDPEALVGRSMADLCDAGDAERLQAVQCRLIGHHGVETTTFRVQRDDGKDVWLETTHQAIVDDDTGAVQGFLAVSRNVTERRRLEEDLRHVQKMEAVGQLAGGVAHDFNNLLTAIRGFSDVLFQSIRADDPRRADVLEICKATDRAATLTRQLLAFSRRQVMRPEALSLNTVVTDLARILQRLLGESIAVTTRLEPDLAIVRVDPGQMEQVLLNLALNARDAIGQAGGTLTIETANVEFAAGADARHAPGAYAVLRVIDTGSGMTPEVRERLFEPFFTTKEMGRGTGLGLSMVYGIVTQSGGFITVDSAPGQGATIAIHLPSTPGASQAARPAPPRSRVVRGGTGTILIAEDSEGVRALAERILRDEGYTVLTARDGIEALDVARHHAGDIDLLLTDVMMPRMNGGELARAFAAERPEAVIALMSGYVDEEALRHTLDDPEAPILQKPFSALTLLERIRSLLLRAPAA
- a CDS encoding MarR family transcriptional regulator, which produces MTSEELQQITTAMNAVRSIVRALRVSSRMIESKMGISGAQLFVLQQLADRPAHSLNELADRTATHQSSVSVVVRRLVDHGYVSRTAADADRRRVELALTDKGHRLLEHAPTTVPVKLLRGARALSAETRKALAEHLQEWVRASGIEDTAPPLLGDDTDIASG
- a CDS encoding ATP-binding protein; translation: MSATVSSKAHSTVHRPSLGGRVLWTLLLLLVTFAMARMRPDIDQAHVVLAYLLVVLGGSVGGGRGFGFLMACVGFVFINYFFQQPYDTLGVGKPLELVMLFAFLATSVTTTELLARAQAEAVEASRRADEVTRLSHLGSETLNAGTPERALGAIARVIRDELRVDSCAIDRVLGVEQSEVAHAGAWPPADGAHTRVLPLTAHGDAVGRLRLYHPTDIMLDRAQDEFLEALTYYAALGVERMRLEGEAAHAEGLREANRLKDILLATVSHDLRTPLTTIKALAQDAALRGDENAMVIEEQADRLSGLVNDLLDLSRIKGGTFRTNTELNSAEDVIGAVVRQFSGAARGRRVVTTLDLSQPALFGMFDFVHTLRILSNLVENALRYAPAATPVDLAATRQGDQLRFSVADRGPGVPPSEVNQIFEPFYRPPAAANDGGAGLGLSIAQRLARAQGGVVQYAARVGGGSVFSLLLPAWDPE
- a CDS encoding response regulator transcription factor codes for the protein MTTVDTPLSEAVGQPTLLVIDDEVHIRRAVRNALRDLTDHVVEVATGREGIDQAAATTPDLIVLDLGLPDMAGADVCREVRRWGTMPIVVLTARHGEEEKVALLNLGADDYITKPFSTLEFSARVRAHLRRFQSLSAPSHASTITVDGLTIDLVRRRVSRGAGAIHLTPIEWEILRSLATASGRTLTHQQIFDAVWGRAFGNPQQYLRVHITNLRRKIEQDPSRPQLIITEPGVGYRFEQSA